The Mycolicibacterium smegmatis genome has a window encoding:
- a CDS encoding amino acid permease, translating into MLESRSDLSSSDEPRSGLARSLRTRHMTMIAIGGAIGAGLFVGSGAVIKTAGPAAIVSYVVAGALVLCTLRMLGEMVVAKPRTGAFADYARIGIGPWAGFTLGWLYWYYYVIIIAVEAVAGAQILAVWVGLPLWLMAMLLMAALTLTNLISVRWFGEFEFWFSGIKVAAIVSFIVVGLLWVFGVWPGDTNGLTNLVAHGGFAPNGFGSIFGAVVVVIFAFGGAEIVTIAAAESAEPAKSVARATTGVIWRIILFYVGSIFLVVCILPWNDASVLSSPYVAALEKLQIPGAGLIMNIVILTAVLSVLNSSIYTSSRMLRVLASHGDAPQWLVRTNTRGVPTRAILASTVVGWVSVVLAYIAPDSLFLFLVNSCGVVAIFMYVMIGVSELRVRRAIEREDPAKLTLKMWFFPYLPIAVIACFVLVLVAMLFDADQRVQLLASVVSLAVVLLAYALRKRHGQVPATDTKQAARTDE; encoded by the coding sequence ATGCTCGAATCGAGATCCGATCTGTCCTCGTCCGACGAACCCCGCTCCGGCCTCGCCCGGTCGCTGAGAACGCGGCATATGACCATGATCGCGATCGGCGGCGCCATCGGTGCCGGGCTCTTCGTCGGCAGCGGCGCGGTGATCAAGACCGCGGGCCCGGCCGCGATCGTGTCGTACGTCGTGGCCGGTGCGCTCGTGCTGTGCACCCTGCGGATGCTCGGCGAGATGGTCGTGGCGAAACCCAGGACCGGCGCGTTCGCCGACTATGCCCGGATCGGCATCGGCCCGTGGGCCGGGTTCACGCTCGGCTGGCTGTACTGGTACTATTACGTGATCATCATCGCGGTGGAAGCCGTTGCGGGAGCGCAGATCCTGGCTGTCTGGGTGGGGCTTCCGCTGTGGCTCATGGCGATGCTGCTGATGGCCGCGCTGACGTTGACCAACCTCATCTCGGTGCGGTGGTTCGGCGAGTTCGAGTTCTGGTTCTCCGGCATCAAGGTCGCCGCGATCGTGTCCTTCATCGTCGTCGGCCTGCTGTGGGTGTTCGGCGTGTGGCCGGGTGACACCAACGGGTTGACCAACCTGGTGGCCCACGGAGGCTTCGCGCCCAACGGATTCGGATCGATCTTCGGGGCCGTGGTCGTGGTGATCTTCGCGTTCGGCGGGGCCGAGATCGTCACCATCGCAGCGGCGGAGAGCGCCGAACCGGCGAAATCGGTTGCCAGGGCCACCACGGGCGTCATCTGGCGGATCATCCTCTTCTACGTCGGGTCGATCTTCCTGGTGGTGTGCATCCTGCCGTGGAACGACGCATCCGTGTTGTCCAGTCCGTACGTCGCGGCGCTGGAGAAACTGCAGATCCCCGGTGCGGGACTGATCATGAACATCGTCATCCTCACCGCGGTGCTCTCGGTGCTCAACTCGTCGATCTACACGTCCTCACGCATGCTGCGGGTGCTCGCGTCACACGGCGATGCGCCACAGTGGCTGGTGCGCACCAACACTCGCGGTGTCCCCACCCGCGCGATCCTCGCGAGCACCGTCGTCGGGTGGGTCTCGGTGGTGCTGGCCTACATCGCGCCCGATTCGCTGTTCCTGTTCCTGGTGAACTCGTGCGGCGTGGTGGCGATCTTCATGTACGTGATGATCGGGGTCTCGGAGTTGCGGGTGCGCCGGGCCATCGAACGTGAGGACCCCGCGAAACTGACGCTCAAGATGTGGTTCTTCCCGTACCTGCCGATCGCGGTGATCGCATGCTTCGTCCTGGTTCTCGTGGCCATGTTGTTCGACGCCGATCAGCGCGTGCAACTGTTGGCGAGCGTGGTCAGCCTGGCGGTCGTCCTGCTCGCCTATGCCCTGCGCAAACGTCACGGCCAGGTGCCCGCCACAGACACGAAACAGGCTGCGAGAACCGATGAGTGA
- a CDS encoding diaminopimelate decarboxylase — translation MTDAPPRAGAPLPSPEELLYRREQIVADVVRQGFIDDLHPLCGVIDLDTLDELMASLHAAYPADLPALHTIAAKAISLRPVLARFAAAGFGCEVASPGELELALAAGFPAERIVFDSPAKTPTEIARALELGVSFNVDNFEELARIDAAVARNGRPRSVIGVRVNPQTGAGTIDAMSTATSTSKFGIGLADHRDEIIDAFATRPWLTQLHVHSGSQGMSLEHAAEGVRLTTDLAADIDARAGSRQIQRIDVGGGLPVNFRSDDVTPTFADHRAALQAAAPRLFDGTYTVVTEFGRALTAKAGTVVARVEYTKVTGGRPIAITHAGVQVATRSIFAPEAWPLRVEVYDAHGRRRDDPPRVQDVAGPACFTGDMLAVGRELPPVHAGDLVAVPDTGGYYFSTHFSYNALPRPAVYTVGTDQHGDRRWSLARRAQTIEQIVAEAGEPSLEPLTFRPPNRPSD, via the coding sequence GTGACTGACGCACCACCGCGGGCCGGCGCACCACTGCCGAGCCCGGAGGAGCTCCTGTACCGGCGCGAACAGATCGTCGCCGACGTGGTCCGGCAGGGGTTCATCGACGATCTGCACCCGCTGTGCGGGGTCATCGACCTCGACACCCTCGACGAACTCATGGCGTCGCTGCACGCGGCGTACCCGGCCGATCTGCCGGCTCTGCACACGATCGCGGCCAAGGCGATATCGCTGCGGCCGGTTCTCGCGCGGTTCGCCGCGGCGGGGTTCGGATGCGAGGTGGCCAGCCCCGGCGAGCTCGAACTCGCACTCGCGGCCGGGTTTCCGGCCGAGCGCATCGTGTTCGACTCGCCGGCCAAGACCCCGACCGAGATCGCCAGGGCGCTCGAGTTGGGGGTGTCGTTCAACGTCGACAACTTCGAGGAACTCGCGCGGATCGACGCGGCCGTCGCTCGCAACGGCAGGCCCCGGTCGGTGATCGGGGTGCGGGTGAATCCCCAGACCGGTGCCGGAACCATCGACGCGATGAGTACGGCCACCTCGACGTCGAAGTTCGGCATCGGGTTGGCCGACCACCGTGACGAGATCATCGACGCCTTCGCAACCCGGCCCTGGCTGACGCAGCTGCACGTCCACAGCGGCTCACAGGGGATGAGCCTGGAGCACGCGGCCGAAGGCGTGCGGCTCACGACAGACCTGGCCGCCGACATCGACGCACGGGCCGGATCGCGGCAGATCCAGCGGATCGACGTCGGTGGCGGACTGCCGGTGAACTTCCGATCCGACGACGTCACACCGACTTTCGCCGACCACCGGGCGGCGCTGCAGGCCGCTGCCCCGCGTCTGTTCGACGGGACCTACACCGTGGTGACCGAATTCGGCCGGGCGCTGACCGCCAAGGCCGGCACCGTCGTCGCCCGCGTCGAGTACACGAAGGTGACGGGCGGGCGTCCGATCGCCATCACCCACGCCGGTGTGCAGGTGGCCACCCGCTCGATCTTCGCGCCCGAGGCCTGGCCACTGCGGGTCGAGGTGTACGACGCGCACGGGCGGCGCCGCGACGACCCGCCTCGGGTGCAGGACGTGGCGGGCCCCGCCTGCTTCACCGGGGACATGCTCGCCGTCGGACGGGAACTGCCGCCGGTCCACGCAGGTGACCTGGTCGCCGTCCCCGACACCGGCGGCTATTACTTCTCGACGCACTTCTCCTACAACGCATTACCCAGACCCGCCGTCTACACCGTGGGAACCGACCAGCACGGTGACCGACGGTGGTCACTGGCCCGCCGGGCCCAGACGATCGAGCAGATCGTCGCAGAGGCCGGTGAACCATCACTCGAACCACTGACGTTTCGCCCGCCCAACCGCCCCTCCGACTGA
- a CDS encoding PucR family transcriptional regulator: MTDPARTLPLSAMISGAAGMLIPLAGARDPGDDPLVSDVALHEPGEPADYRGTIVLVNSRIDDRFVLGSLLDEVGTAGAVVLPPGATTDLSLVRGHTARLFRRSPWVGWSELFRVLVRLLGAGHTVDPAPQVDNLQALARWISTRTGAPVTIEDLDSRVLAYAVVGHDVDPIRNQTILGGAVPAWRVERLMSTGFLPAVWRSDDVVVRNAENGDPARMVVSVKTGGETLGTIWAALDDATDRDALRQLLLQVRQTAAAMMLREVHLEQYERRLREAALVDLISRGVDPGVPAALLGLQPDTRHVVVALGADAPESRSLMFHMQALRAGARPARVGTDLLVVVPLQDDEVTDADVAGNLSVHLARVSRARCGTVAVGSVVDSILDLQRSAVVARQVLDAAALDIGCRRTREATPPVITAADVADPLTLVRAADLLDPLGDAIAEPLRALRRHDIDHGTAFVDTVAAVLDHPGNLSGAARELGIHANSLRYRLDRITAVAGLDLQSAAARLRAALALLVWERRGESVRATVHFDEKRGSR, from the coding sequence GTGACTGATCCTGCTCGCACGCTTCCGCTGTCGGCGATGATCTCAGGCGCCGCCGGAATGCTGATCCCGCTGGCCGGGGCGAGGGATCCCGGCGACGACCCACTGGTGAGCGACGTCGCCCTGCACGAACCGGGCGAACCGGCCGACTACCGCGGCACGATCGTCTTGGTCAACTCCCGCATCGATGACCGTTTCGTGCTCGGATCCCTGCTCGACGAGGTGGGAACCGCTGGGGCCGTTGTACTTCCGCCCGGCGCGACGACGGACCTCTCCCTGGTGCGCGGCCACACCGCCAGGCTGTTCCGCCGCTCTCCGTGGGTGGGGTGGAGCGAGTTGTTCCGCGTCCTGGTCCGCCTGCTCGGCGCGGGCCACACGGTCGACCCGGCGCCTCAGGTCGACAATCTGCAGGCCCTCGCCCGCTGGATCAGCACGCGGACCGGGGCGCCGGTGACCATCGAGGATCTCGACTCGCGGGTGCTCGCCTACGCCGTCGTCGGGCACGACGTCGACCCGATTCGCAACCAGACCATCCTGGGCGGCGCCGTCCCGGCCTGGCGCGTCGAACGGCTCATGTCCACCGGATTCCTGCCCGCGGTGTGGCGCTCCGACGACGTCGTGGTGCGCAACGCCGAGAACGGCGACCCGGCGCGCATGGTGGTCTCGGTGAAGACCGGGGGCGAGACGCTCGGCACGATCTGGGCGGCGCTGGACGACGCCACCGACCGCGACGCGCTGCGCCAGTTGCTGCTGCAGGTGCGCCAGACGGCAGCCGCGATGATGCTGCGCGAGGTCCACCTCGAGCAGTACGAGCGTCGCCTCCGTGAGGCCGCGCTCGTCGATCTGATCTCGCGCGGAGTCGATCCCGGCGTCCCCGCCGCGCTGCTCGGTCTGCAACCGGACACCAGGCACGTCGTCGTCGCGCTGGGAGCTGATGCGCCCGAGTCCCGCTCGCTGATGTTCCACATGCAGGCGCTGCGCGCCGGGGCGCGGCCGGCGCGGGTGGGAACGGATCTGCTCGTCGTGGTTCCGCTGCAGGACGACGAGGTGACCGACGCCGACGTCGCAGGCAATCTGTCCGTGCACCTGGCGCGGGTCTCACGCGCCCGCTGCGGCACCGTCGCCGTGGGTTCGGTGGTCGACTCCATCCTGGACCTGCAGCGCTCCGCTGTCGTCGCGCGTCAGGTTCTCGACGCGGCCGCCCTCGACATCGGCTGCCGACGCACACGCGAAGCGACCCCGCCGGTGATCACGGCAGCCGACGTGGCCGACCCGCTCACCTTGGTCCGGGCCGCGGACCTGCTCGACCCGCTTGGCGACGCCATCGCGGAACCGTTGCGCGCGTTGCGTCGTCACGACATCGACCACGGCACCGCGTTCGTCGACACCGTCGCTGCGGTCCTCGACCACCCCGGCAACCTGAGCGGTGCGGCCCGCGAACTCGGTATCCACGCCAACTCGCTGCGCTACCGGCTGGACCGGATCACCGCGGTGGCCGGGCTGGACCTGCAGTCGGCAGCGGCGCGACTGCGGGCGGCCCTGGCACTGCTGGTGTGGGAGCGACGCGGTGAATCCGTACGCGCCACTGTGCACTTCGACGAGAAACGGGGATCTCGTTAG
- a CDS encoding WhiB family transcriptional regulator, with amino-acid sequence MSATHTVARKASTLSTTTNTAQHRDSEARIAWVSQARCRQADPDELFVRGAAQRKAAVICRHCPVILECGADALDNRVEFGVWGGMTERQRRALLKQHPEVSSWADFFAAQRKHRSAV; translated from the coding sequence GTGTCAGCTACACACACTGTCGCACGTAAGGCGAGCACTCTCTCTACGACCACGAACACCGCACAGCACCGGGACTCCGAAGCGCGGATCGCGTGGGTGTCGCAGGCGCGCTGCCGTCAGGCCGACCCCGACGAGCTGTTCGTCCGCGGCGCGGCGCAGCGCAAGGCCGCGGTGATCTGCCGGCATTGCCCGGTGATCCTCGAATGCGGCGCGGACGCGCTCGACAATCGAGTTGAGTTCGGCGTGTGGGGAGGCATGACCGAACGCCAACGCCGGGCGTTGCTCAAGCAGCACCCCGAAGTGAGCTCCTGGGCCGATTTCTTCGCGGCTCAGCGCAAGCACCGCAGCGCAGTCTGA
- the ponA2 gene encoding transglycosylase/D,D-transpeptidase PonA2, with amino-acid sequence MPELPTGPSAQPPRAVIVIKLAWCCLLASVLAAALMFPVVGGFGLMSNRASDVVANGSAALVEGEVPQVSTMVDAKGNTIAWLYSQRRFEVPSEQIANTMKLAIVSIEDKRFAEHNGVDWQGTLTGLSGYLSGNPDTRGGSTIEQQYVKNYQLLVVAQTDAERRAAIETTPARKLREIRMALTLDKTFTKPEILTRYLNLVSFGNGAYGIQDAAQTYFGVNASELNWQQAALLAGMVQSTSALNPYTNPDGALARRNLVLDTMIQNIPQEAEALRAAKEQPLGILPQPNELPRGCIAAGDRAFFCDYVLEYLARAGISKEQVAKGGYLIKTTLDPDVQSSVKSAIDSIAAPDTPGVASVMSVIKPGKESHPVLAMASNRTYGLDTERGETMQPQPFSLVGNGAGSVFKIFTVAAAMEMGMGINTQLPVPARFEAKGLGSGGARGCPPATWCVQNAGGYRGSMSVTDALATSPNTAFAKLISQIGVQRAVDMAVRLGLRSYAQPGTARDYDPESSESLADFVKRQNIGSFTLGPIEVNALELSNVAATLASGGTWCPPNPIAQVVDRNGNEVAVTTETCEQVVPEGLANTLANAMSKDDTGSGTAAASAGSVGWNLPMSGKTGTTEDNRSSAFLGFTNQYAAANYIYDDSPNPSELCSFPLRQCGSGNLFGGNEPARTWFTAMKPIAESFGPVALPPTDPRYVDGGPGSRVPSVSGLTEEAARQRLKEAGFQVADQASYVNSGARSGTVVGTTPSGQTIPGSIITIQLSNGIPPPPPPPVNIPLPGGPPEIGQTVVEIPGLPPITVPVLGPPPPPPPP; translated from the coding sequence ATGCCGGAGCTGCCGACAGGACCTTCCGCGCAGCCACCGCGGGCGGTCATCGTCATCAAGCTCGCTTGGTGCTGCCTTCTCGCAAGTGTGCTCGCGGCCGCTTTGATGTTCCCCGTCGTGGGCGGGTTCGGGCTCATGTCCAACCGCGCCTCCGACGTCGTGGCCAACGGTTCCGCGGCCCTCGTCGAGGGTGAGGTACCGCAGGTGTCGACCATGGTCGACGCCAAGGGAAACACCATCGCGTGGCTGTACTCGCAACGCCGCTTCGAGGTTCCCAGCGAACAAATCGCCAACACCATGAAGCTCGCGATCGTGTCCATCGAGGACAAGCGGTTCGCCGAGCACAACGGCGTCGACTGGCAGGGCACGCTGACGGGCCTCTCCGGCTATCTGTCCGGCAACCCCGACACCCGCGGCGGATCGACCATCGAACAGCAGTACGTCAAGAACTATCAGCTGCTGGTGGTCGCGCAGACCGACGCCGAGCGTCGCGCCGCCATCGAGACCACCCCGGCGCGCAAGCTGCGCGAGATCCGGATGGCGCTCACGCTCGACAAGACGTTCACCAAGCCCGAGATCCTCACGCGCTATCTCAACCTGGTGTCGTTCGGTAACGGCGCATACGGTATCCAGGACGCCGCCCAGACGTACTTCGGCGTCAACGCCTCCGAGCTCAACTGGCAGCAGGCCGCCCTGCTGGCCGGCATGGTGCAGTCCACCAGCGCGCTGAACCCCTACACCAACCCCGACGGTGCCCTGGCCCGCCGGAACCTGGTGCTGGACACGATGATCCAGAACATCCCGCAGGAGGCCGAGGCGCTGCGGGCCGCCAAGGAGCAGCCGCTGGGCATCCTGCCGCAGCCCAACGAGCTGCCGCGCGGCTGCATCGCCGCGGGCGACCGCGCGTTCTTCTGCGACTACGTGCTGGAGTACCTGGCCCGCGCGGGCATCAGCAAGGAGCAGGTGGCCAAGGGCGGCTACCTCATCAAGACGACGCTGGACCCTGACGTGCAGTCCTCGGTCAAGTCGGCCATCGACAGCATCGCGGCTCCGGACACCCCCGGCGTCGCGAGTGTCATGAGCGTGATCAAGCCAGGCAAGGAGTCCCATCCGGTGCTCGCGATGGCGAGCAACCGTACCTACGGCCTCGACACCGAACGCGGCGAGACCATGCAGCCGCAGCCGTTCTCCCTGGTGGGCAACGGTGCGGGCTCGGTGTTCAAGATCTTCACGGTGGCCGCGGCCATGGAGATGGGCATGGGCATCAACACCCAGCTGCCCGTCCCGGCCCGGTTCGAGGCCAAGGGCCTGGGCAGCGGCGGTGCGCGCGGCTGCCCGCCCGCAACGTGGTGCGTGCAGAACGCGGGGGGCTACCGCGGGTCGATGAGCGTCACCGATGCGCTGGCCACCTCGCCGAACACCGCGTTCGCCAAGCTCATCTCGCAGATCGGGGTGCAGCGCGCGGTCGACATGGCGGTCCGGCTGGGCCTGCGGTCCTACGCGCAGCCGGGCACCGCGCGTGACTACGACCCCGAGAGCAGTGAGAGCCTGGCCGACTTCGTCAAGCGCCAGAACATCGGCTCGTTCACGCTGGGTCCCATCGAGGTCAACGCGCTCGAGCTGTCCAACGTGGCCGCGACACTGGCCTCGGGCGGCACGTGGTGCCCGCCGAATCCGATCGCGCAGGTGGTGGACCGCAACGGCAACGAGGTCGCCGTCACCACCGAGACCTGCGAGCAGGTGGTTCCCGAAGGGCTGGCCAACACCCTCGCCAACGCCATGAGCAAGGACGACACCGGCTCCGGCACCGCGGCGGCCTCCGCCGGCTCGGTGGGCTGGAACCTGCCGATGTCCGGCAAGACCGGAACCACCGAGGACAACCGGTCCTCGGCGTTCCTCGGGTTCACCAACCAGTACGCCGCGGCCAACTACATCTACGACGACTCCCCCAACCCCAGCGAGCTGTGCTCGTTCCCGCTGCGCCAGTGCGGCAGCGGCAACCTGTTCGGCGGTAACGAGCCGGCCCGCACGTGGTTCACCGCGATGAAGCCGATCGCCGAATCGTTCGGCCCGGTCGCGTTGCCGCCCACCGATCCGCGCTATGTCGACGGCGGGCCGGGCTCGCGCGTGCCGAGCGTGTCGGGGCTCACCGAGGAAGCCGCGCGCCAGCGGCTCAAGGAGGCCGGTTTCCAGGTGGCCGATCAGGCCAGCTACGTCAACAGCGGCGCGCGGTCGGGCACCGTCGTCGGCACCACCCCCAGCGGGCAGACCATCCCCGGCTCGATCATCACGATCCAGCTGAGCAACGGCATCCCGCCGCCACCGCCGCCGCCGGTGAACATCCCGCTCCCGGGTGGTCCGCCCGAGATCGGCCAGACGGTGGTCGAGATCCCCGGCCTGCCGCCCATCACGGTGCCGGTGCTGGGACCGCCTCCGCCGCCGCCACCGCCGTGA
- a CDS encoding metallophosphoesterase, protein MSAVSLVKTAVKTAPVIKKAAAITAGSLVAGVGYASLIERNAFVLREATMPVLAPGSTPLRVLHISDLHMRPNQRRKQAWLRDLARLEPDLVVNTGDNLAHPKAVPAVVQSLSELLSVPGLFVFGSNDYFGPRPKNPLNYVTKPQHRTQGEALPWQDLRAAFTERGWLDLTHTRRDLEVAGLHLSVAGVDDPHLKRDRYDTVAGPANAAANLTLGLTHSPEPRVLDRFAADGYQLVLAGHTHGGQLCLPFYGALVTNCELDRSRAKGASRWGADMQLHVSAGIGTSPYAPVRFCCRPEATLLTLVAAPTGGGNAGTRAGTSSPSVSAR, encoded by the coding sequence ATGTCCGCCGTTTCGCTCGTCAAGACCGCCGTCAAGACAGCCCCGGTGATCAAGAAGGCTGCCGCCATCACCGCAGGGTCGCTTGTCGCCGGGGTCGGTTATGCATCCCTCATCGAGCGGAACGCGTTCGTACTCCGCGAAGCGACCATGCCGGTGCTGGCGCCGGGCTCGACACCGCTGCGCGTGCTGCACATCAGCGACCTGCACATGCGTCCCAACCAGCGGCGCAAGCAGGCATGGTTGCGGGACCTGGCTCGGCTGGAGCCGGATCTGGTGGTCAACACCGGTGACAACCTGGCCCATCCGAAGGCCGTGCCCGCGGTCGTGCAGTCGCTGAGCGAGTTGCTCTCGGTGCCCGGCCTGTTCGTGTTCGGCAGCAACGACTACTTCGGTCCGCGGCCCAAGAACCCGCTGAACTACGTCACCAAGCCGCAGCACCGCACCCAGGGTGAGGCGTTGCCGTGGCAGGACCTGCGTGCGGCGTTCACCGAGCGCGGCTGGCTAGACCTGACCCACACGCGCCGCGACCTCGAGGTTGCCGGGCTGCACCTGTCGGTGGCCGGTGTGGACGATCCGCACCTCAAGCGGGACCGCTACGACACCGTCGCCGGTCCCGCGAACGCCGCGGCGAACCTGACGCTGGGGCTCACGCACTCCCCCGAGCCGCGCGTGCTCGACCGGTTTGCCGCCGACGGCTATCAGCTGGTGCTCGCCGGGCATACGCACGGTGGTCAGCTGTGCCTGCCGTTCTACGGCGCGCTCGTCACCAACTGCGAACTCGACCGCTCGCGTGCCAAGGGCGCGTCGCGCTGGGGCGCCGACATGCAGCTGCACGTCTCCGCGGGCATCGGCACGTCGCCGTACGCCCCGGTACGTTTCTGCTGTCGTCCCGAGGCGACGCTGCTGACGCTGGTGGCCGCGCCCACCGGAGGGGGCAACGCGGGGACCAGGGCCGGCACGTCGTCGCCGTCGGTGTCCGCGCGCTGA
- a CDS encoding PLP-dependent cysteine synthase family protein — MTVSTVSRSGPREWVDNAVRLIEADATRSADTHLLRYPLPAAWCDDVDVALYLKDESTHITGSLKHRLARSLFLYGLCNGWICEGTTIIEASSGSTAVSEAYFAALLGLPFIAVMTASTSPSKIALIEAQGGRCHFVEKSSEVYEEAQRLADETGGHYLDQFTNAERATDWRGNNNIAVSIYEQMRLERHPIPEWIVVGAGTGGTSATIGRFIRYRRHATRLCVVDPENSAFYPSYAQGRPVETGASSRIEGIGRPRVEPSFMPEVVDRMIAVPDAASVAAAHYASNVLGRRVGPSTGTNLWGAFGLLAEMMREGRSGSVVTLIADSGDRYTDTYFDADWLASQGLDPSGPAEILTEFERSGSWS, encoded by the coding sequence ATGACGGTCTCCACGGTCTCGCGCAGTGGTCCGCGCGAGTGGGTGGACAACGCCGTTCGGCTCATCGAGGCCGACGCCACCCGCAGCGCCGACACCCACCTGCTCCGGTACCCGCTGCCCGCGGCGTGGTGCGACGACGTCGACGTGGCGCTGTACCTCAAGGACGAGTCCACGCACATCACCGGCAGCCTCAAGCACCGGCTGGCGCGGTCGCTGTTCCTCTACGGCCTGTGCAACGGCTGGATCTGCGAGGGCACGACGATCATCGAGGCCTCGTCGGGCTCCACGGCCGTGTCCGAGGCGTACTTCGCGGCGCTGCTGGGCCTACCGTTCATCGCGGTGATGACGGCGTCGACCAGCCCGTCGAAGATCGCGCTGATCGAAGCACAGGGCGGCCGTTGCCATTTCGTCGAGAAGTCGTCTGAGGTGTACGAGGAGGCGCAGCGGCTGGCCGACGAGACCGGCGGCCACTACCTCGACCAGTTCACCAACGCCGAACGCGCCACCGACTGGCGCGGCAACAACAACATCGCGGTGTCGATCTACGAGCAGATGCGGCTGGAGAGGCACCCGATCCCGGAATGGATCGTGGTGGGTGCGGGCACCGGCGGCACCAGCGCGACCATCGGCCGGTTCATCCGCTACCGCAGGCACGCCACCAGGCTGTGCGTCGTGGATCCCGAGAACTCGGCGTTCTACCCGAGTTACGCGCAGGGGCGCCCGGTGGAGACCGGCGCGTCGTCACGTATCGAGGGCATCGGCAGGCCGCGCGTGGAGCCGTCGTTCATGCCCGAGGTGGTCGACCGCATGATCGCGGTGCCCGATGCCGCGTCGGTCGCGGCCGCGCACTACGCCAGCAATGTGCTGGGGCGGCGGGTGGGACCGTCCACCGGCACCAACCTGTGGGGTGCGTTCGGGTTGCTCGCCGAGATGATGCGTGAGGGACGCAGCGGATCGGTGGTGACGTTGATCGCCGACAGCGGCGACCGATACACCGACACCTACTTCGACGCCGACTGGTTGGCCAGCCAGGGGCTCGACCCCTCCGGGCCTGCGGAGATCCTCACGGAATTCGAACGTTCCGGCTCCTGGTCGTGA
- a CDS encoding serine/threonine-protein kinase, producing MGSAERFQRLLGDRYELRGVLGRGGMAEVRDGWDTRLARPVAIKLLYPALAADADLRARFEREARAAAALTHPHVVAVHDCGEHAGTPYIVMERLSGATLADEIAAGPLPQERVAELLDQILSALIAAHAAGIVHRDIKPGNILIGHTGQAKLADFGIAKTDGVPHTQAGQILGTMAYLSPQRVTGQPAGFADDLYAVGVVGYEALTGRRPFDRDNPAAMVRAILDDVPVPIASVRPDVAPGLIHVIDTAMAREVAFRYPDAATMRAALTGAEPPTQRLDRPQTKVLAAPLPPIPPPPVLPSPRHWRTRLILAVLGIVSTLILVLVLALARGSSGLTSPTSTPTATTVPPATSAVVPPVPSTPVPAAVPEEPRGPGRGPGPGPGPGKGKGHEKGHGPKGPKGPPHP from the coding sequence ATGGGGAGTGCTGAGCGGTTTCAGCGACTCCTTGGCGACCGCTACGAACTCCGGGGCGTCCTCGGTCGTGGTGGCATGGCCGAGGTCCGCGACGGGTGGGACACCCGGCTGGCACGGCCGGTCGCGATCAAGCTGCTCTACCCGGCACTGGCGGCCGACGCGGATCTGCGGGCCCGCTTCGAACGCGAGGCCCGCGCGGCCGCGGCGCTGACCCACCCGCACGTCGTCGCGGTCCACGACTGCGGCGAGCACGCGGGCACGCCCTACATCGTGATGGAGCGACTGTCCGGCGCCACGCTCGCCGACGAGATCGCGGCGGGGCCGCTGCCGCAGGAACGCGTGGCCGAACTACTCGACCAGATCCTCTCGGCGCTCATCGCCGCGCACGCCGCGGGCATCGTGCACCGCGACATCAAGCCCGGCAACATCCTGATCGGCCACACCGGGCAGGCGAAGCTCGCCGACTTCGGCATCGCCAAGACCGACGGGGTGCCGCACACCCAGGCCGGCCAGATCCTCGGCACCATGGCGTATCTGAGCCCGCAGCGCGTGACCGGGCAACCGGCCGGTTTCGCCGACGACCTCTACGCCGTGGGCGTCGTGGGCTACGAGGCGCTGACCGGGCGCCGGCCGTTCGACCGCGACAATCCCGCGGCCATGGTGCGGGCGATCCTCGACGACGTGCCCGTGCCCATCGCCTCGGTGCGCCCCGACGTCGCACCCGGGCTGATCCACGTGATCGACACGGCCATGGCGCGTGAGGTCGCGTTCCGCTACCCCGACGCGGCGACCATGCGCGCCGCGCTCACCGGTGCCGAACCACCCACGCAGCGTCTGGACCGCCCGCAGACCAAGGTGCTCGCCGCGCCGCTGCCGCCGATCCCGCCGCCCCCGGTGCTGCCGTCACCGCGCCACTGGCGGACCCGGCTGATCCTCGCCGTCCTCGGCATCGTCTCCACGCTCATCCTCGTGCTGGTCCTGGCGCTGGCGCGCGGCTCGTCGGGCCTGACCTCACCCACGTCGACGCCCACTGCGACCACCGTGCCTCCGGCGACCTCGGCCGTCGTCCCTCCGGTCCCCTCGACGCCGGTCCCCGCGGCCGTGCCCGAAGAACCCCGGGGACCCGGACGTGGGCCCGGACCGGGACCGGGACCCGGCAAGGGTAAGGGCCACGAGAAAGGGCACGGCCCGAAGGGTCCGAAAGGCCCTCCGCATCCGTGA